The following coding sequences lie in one Papaver somniferum cultivar HN1 unplaced genomic scaffold, ASM357369v1 unplaced-scaffold_52, whole genome shotgun sequence genomic window:
- the LOC113343022 gene encoding uncharacterized protein LOC113343022 isoform X2 has product MKNPNRSSTGSSSTESSDDNNSDDESTDEDEDLSGGVVSPSGTSTTQVILEASEPSSFGIRRIIFKFGKRKEPESGIVSKTSQPVSNGVDNYLPYNHYHSGRGMNSSKLVDASAGMLVDTSGMTFSGSDSIVLAPKKMEMKMKVGLNSYPTNVRKLLSTGILEGVSVKYYKGEKGMLRGIISGCGYLCGCGLCNFSNVVNAYVFEQHAGSKSKHPNNYVLLDNGKSIYCAVQELRNIPLGSLDKVIQSVVGPSINVQSYLCWKESLQTENSVEVERKSEIGKVFQPKHRVYHHPILSIPNEATEDSHVPLPHSLVQKYPAAQISLATHETVQLHERPTLLKPHPSSSFRQKKYISRQSKKRDNDLHRLLFMPNGLPDGAELAYYSKGQIVLEGHKHGNGILCSCCDSEVSPSQFEAHAGWATRRQPYRHIYTSSGLSLHDIAISLASGQNLATYGGDDMCTVCGDGGDLLLCDGCPRAFHGVCLELQCLPEGDWNCPYCDDKIQADGMSAFSESGVSRPLTIRLSRVVRAPAAEIGGCVVCRGHDFSVARFDERTVMLCDQCEKEYHVGCLRDHGFCDLKELPKGKWFCSEDCTSIHTALQALIFGWPKGVPASLTSIIDEKLIEKGLIHEVGANVQWKLLSGKYGSSEDRPLLSKAAAIFRHGFDPIVERSGRDLIPAMVYGRNIAGQEFGGMYCAILTVNSVVVSAGILRIFGSGVAELPLVATTKDSQGKGYFQALFSCIERLLCSLNVENIVLPAAEEAESIWINKFGFTKMTEERLLQYTRDTQLMFFQKTAMLEKPVPPRIGGL; this is encoded by the exons ATGAAGAATCCAAATCGGAG TAGTACCGGGAGTTCAAGTACAGAAAGCTCTGATGATAACAACAGCGATGATGAAAGTACTGATGAGGATGAGGACCTATCTGGAGGCGTTGTTTCTCCTTCTGGCACTTCAACTACTCAAGTTATATTGGAAGCTTCTGAACCATCTAGTTTTGGTATAAGAAGAATTATATTCAAGTTTGGAAAGAGAAAGGAACCAGAAAGTGGTATAGTTAGTAAAACAAGTCAGCCTGTAAGTAATGGGGTGGACAATTATCTACCATACAACCATTATCACTCAGGACGTGGGATGAACTCCTCAAAGTTGGTTGATGCAAGTGCAGGTATGCTTGTAGACACTTCTGGAATGACCTTTTCTGGATCTGATTCGATCGTTTTGGCTCCTAAGAAGATGGAAATGAAGATGAAGGTTGGTTTGAATAGCTACCCTACTAACGTCAGAAAGTTGTTGTCAACTGGTATTCTCGAAGGAGTATCTGTGAAGTATTATAAAGGAGAG AAAGGAATGCTGCGTGGAATTATAAGTGGTTGTGGTTACTTGTGCGGATGTGGATTGTGCAACTTTTCTAAT GTAGTCAATGCTTATGTGTTTGAGCAACATGCTGGTAGCAAATCGAAGCATCCAAATAATTATGTTTTGTTGGACAATGGCAAATCAATCTACTGTGCAGTGCAAGAGCTAAGGAATATTCCTCTCGGCTCGCTGGATAAAGTAATTCAATCTGTGGTTGGTCCATCAATCAATGTGCAGTCTTACCTTTGTTGGAAAG AATCACTTCAAACAGAGAACTCGGTGGAAGTTGAACGAAAGAGTGAAATAGGCAAGGTATTTCAGCCGAAGCATCGCGTGTATCATCACCCTATTTTAAG CATTCCAAATGAAGCCACCGAGGATAGTCATGTTCCTTTGCCGCACTCTTTGGTTCAAAAGTACCCGGCTGCACAGATTTCCTTAGCAACGCATGAGACAGTGCAATTGCATGAACG GCCAACACTACTGAAGCCACACCCCAGTAGCTCCTTTCGGCAGAAGAAGTATATCAGTCGTCAGTCTAAAAAGAG AGATAATGATCTGCATAGGTTACTTTTCATGCCTAATGGACTTCCAGATGGAGCTGAACTGGCTTACTATTCGAAGGGACAA ATAGTACTTGAGGGCCATAAGCACGGAAATGGTATTTTATGTAGTTGCTGTGATAGCGAG GTTAGTCCCTCACAATTTGAAGCTCATGCTGGATGGGCGACTAGGCGTCAACC CTATCGCCATATCTATACTTCTAGTGGACTATCACTTCATGATATAGCGATTTCTCTGGCAAGTGGACAAAATCTAGCAACATACGGTGGTGATGATATGTGCACAGTATGTGGAGATGGAGGAGATCTGTTACTTTGTGATGGATGCCCGAGGGCTTTCCATGGAG TTTGTTTGGAATTACAGTGCCTCCCAGAAGGTGATTGGAATTGCCCATATTGCGACGACAAGATACAGGCAGATGGAATGTCAGCTTTCAGCGAATCTGGTGTTTCCAGACCACTAACAATACGGTTGTCGCGGGTTGTTAGAGCCCCAGCTGCTGAAATAGGTGGATGTGTTGTTTGCAG AGGGCATGACTTCAGTGTAGCAAGATTTGACGAGCGAACAGTTATGCTCTGTGACCAA TGTGAGAAGGAATACCATGTTGGTTGCTTAAGGGACCATGGATTTTGTGATTTGAAG GAATTACCCAAAGGAAAATGGTTTTGCTCTGAGGATTGCACCAGTATACATACTGCTTTACAAGCCTTGATCTTTGGTTGGCCAAAGGGTGTTCCAGCTTCACTGACTAGTATCATTGACGAAAAGCTTATTGAGAAAGGCCTAATTCATGAAGTGGGGGCTAATGTGCAATGGAAACTTTTAAGTGGAAAATATGGATCTTCGGAAGATCGGCCGCTGCTTTCTAAGGCTGCTGCAATATTTAGA CATGGCTTTGATCCAATAGTTGAAAGGTCAGGTCGTGATCTTATTCCTGCTATGGTTTATGG GCGAAATATAGCTGGGCAGGAGTTTGGGGGAATGTACTGTGCAATTTTAACTGTAAA TTCGGTTGTGGTGTCAGCTGGAATTCTCAGGATTTTTGGCTCGGGTGTTGCTGAGCTTCCTTTGGTAGCTACAACTAAAGATAGCCAGGGAAAG GGTTATTTCCAAGCACTGTTCTCGTGTATTGAGAGGCTTCTGTGCTCCTTGAATGTGGAGAATATTGTCCTCCCTGCTGCTGAAGAAGCCGAATCTATCTGGATCAATAAATTTGGCTTCACCAAGATGACGGAAGAGCGA TTGCTGCAGTACACAAGGGATACTCAGTTGATGTTTTTCCAGAAGACGGCGATGCTAGAGAAACCGGTTCCACCAAGGATCGGCGGATTGTAG
- the LOC113343022 gene encoding uncharacterized protein LOC113343022 isoform X3 produces the protein MGEVPASLTPRADGTMDDVNSPKTELKRTHEYVIDASEIKTFPNKKQNKETSNEESKSEVLNPNLPLHENASSCQTVSSQLVNGLLTKVCGDIACSSTGSSSTESSDDNNSDDESTDEDEDLSGGVVSPSGTSTTQVILEASEPSSFGIRRIIFKFGKRKEPESGIVSKTSQPVSNGVDNYLPYNHYHSGRGMNSSKLVDASAGMLVDTSGMTFSGSDSIVLAPKKMEMKMKVGLNSYPTNVRKLLSTGILEGVSVKYYKGEKGMLRGIISGCGYLCGCGLCNFSNVVNAYVFEQHAGSKSKHPNNYVLLDNGKSIYCAVQELRNIPLGSLDKVIQSVVGPSINVQSYLCWKESLQTENSVEVERKSEIGKVFQPKHRVYHHPILSIPNEATEDSHVPLPHSLVQKYPAAQISLATHETVQLHERPTLLKPHPSSSFRQKKYISRQSKKRDNDLHRLLFMPNGLPDGAELAYYSKGQIVLEGHKHGNGILCSCCDSEVSPSQFEAHAGWATRRQPYRHIYTSSGLSLHDIAISLASGQNLATYGGDDMCTVCGDGGDLLLCDGCPRAFHGVCLELQCLPEGDWNCPYCDDKIQADGMSAFSESGVSRPLTIRLSRVVRAPAAEIGGCVVCRGHDFSVARFDERTVMLCDQCEKEYHVGCLRDHGFCDLKELPKGKWFCSEDCTSIHTALQALIFGWPKGVPASLTSIIDEKLIEKGLIHEVGANVQWKLLSGKYGSSEDRPLLSKAAAIFRHGFDPIVERSGRDLIPAMVYGRNIAGQEFGGMYCAILTVNWNSQDFWLGCC, from the exons ATGGGTGAAGTACCTGCTTCTCTAACACCAAGAGCAGATGGGACaatggatgatgtaaattctcCCAAAACAGAATTGAAGCGCACACATGAATATGTTATAGATGCTTCAGAAATAAAGACATTCCCCAACAAGAAGCAAAATAAAGAAACTTCAAATGAAGAATCCAAATCGGAGGTGTTGAATCCAAATCTTCCTTTGCATGAGAATGCTTCCAGTTGTCAAACTGTGTCAAGTCAGCTTGTTAATGGGTTATTGACAAAAGTGTGTGGTGATATTGCGTGTAGTAGTACCGGGAGTTCAAGTACAGAAAGCTCTGATGATAACAACAGCGATGATGAAAGTACTGATGAGGATGAGGACCTATCTGGAGGCGTTGTTTCTCCTTCTGGCACTTCAACTACTCAAGTTATATTGGAAGCTTCTGAACCATCTAGTTTTGGTATAAGAAGAATTATATTCAAGTTTGGAAAGAGAAAGGAACCAGAAAGTGGTATAGTTAGTAAAACAAGTCAGCCTGTAAGTAATGGGGTGGACAATTATCTACCATACAACCATTATCACTCAGGACGTGGGATGAACTCCTCAAAGTTGGTTGATGCAAGTGCAGGTATGCTTGTAGACACTTCTGGAATGACCTTTTCTGGATCTGATTCGATCGTTTTGGCTCCTAAGAAGATGGAAATGAAGATGAAGGTTGGTTTGAATAGCTACCCTACTAACGTCAGAAAGTTGTTGTCAACTGGTATTCTCGAAGGAGTATCTGTGAAGTATTATAAAGGAGAG AAAGGAATGCTGCGTGGAATTATAAGTGGTTGTGGTTACTTGTGCGGATGTGGATTGTGCAACTTTTCTAAT GTAGTCAATGCTTATGTGTTTGAGCAACATGCTGGTAGCAAATCGAAGCATCCAAATAATTATGTTTTGTTGGACAATGGCAAATCAATCTACTGTGCAGTGCAAGAGCTAAGGAATATTCCTCTCGGCTCGCTGGATAAAGTAATTCAATCTGTGGTTGGTCCATCAATCAATGTGCAGTCTTACCTTTGTTGGAAAG AATCACTTCAAACAGAGAACTCGGTGGAAGTTGAACGAAAGAGTGAAATAGGCAAGGTATTTCAGCCGAAGCATCGCGTGTATCATCACCCTATTTTAAG CATTCCAAATGAAGCCACCGAGGATAGTCATGTTCCTTTGCCGCACTCTTTGGTTCAAAAGTACCCGGCTGCACAGATTTCCTTAGCAACGCATGAGACAGTGCAATTGCATGAACG GCCAACACTACTGAAGCCACACCCCAGTAGCTCCTTTCGGCAGAAGAAGTATATCAGTCGTCAGTCTAAAAAGAG AGATAATGATCTGCATAGGTTACTTTTCATGCCTAATGGACTTCCAGATGGAGCTGAACTGGCTTACTATTCGAAGGGACAA ATAGTACTTGAGGGCCATAAGCACGGAAATGGTATTTTATGTAGTTGCTGTGATAGCGAG GTTAGTCCCTCACAATTTGAAGCTCATGCTGGATGGGCGACTAGGCGTCAACC CTATCGCCATATCTATACTTCTAGTGGACTATCACTTCATGATATAGCGATTTCTCTGGCAAGTGGACAAAATCTAGCAACATACGGTGGTGATGATATGTGCACAGTATGTGGAGATGGAGGAGATCTGTTACTTTGTGATGGATGCCCGAGGGCTTTCCATGGAG TTTGTTTGGAATTACAGTGCCTCCCAGAAGGTGATTGGAATTGCCCATATTGCGACGACAAGATACAGGCAGATGGAATGTCAGCTTTCAGCGAATCTGGTGTTTCCAGACCACTAACAATACGGTTGTCGCGGGTTGTTAGAGCCCCAGCTGCTGAAATAGGTGGATGTGTTGTTTGCAG AGGGCATGACTTCAGTGTAGCAAGATTTGACGAGCGAACAGTTATGCTCTGTGACCAA TGTGAGAAGGAATACCATGTTGGTTGCTTAAGGGACCATGGATTTTGTGATTTGAAG GAATTACCCAAAGGAAAATGGTTTTGCTCTGAGGATTGCACCAGTATACATACTGCTTTACAAGCCTTGATCTTTGGTTGGCCAAAGGGTGTTCCAGCTTCACTGACTAGTATCATTGACGAAAAGCTTATTGAGAAAGGCCTAATTCATGAAGTGGGGGCTAATGTGCAATGGAAACTTTTAAGTGGAAAATATGGATCTTCGGAAGATCGGCCGCTGCTTTCTAAGGCTGCTGCAATATTTAGA CATGGCTTTGATCCAATAGTTGAAAGGTCAGGTCGTGATCTTATTCCTGCTATGGTTTATGG GCGAAATATAGCTGGGCAGGAGTTTGGGGGAATGTACTGTGCAATTTTAACTGTAAA CTGGAATTCTCAGGATTTTTGGCTCGGGTGTTGCTGA
- the LOC113343022 gene encoding uncharacterized protein LOC113343022 isoform X1 has protein sequence MGEVPASLTPRADGTMDDVNSPKTELKRTHEYVIDASEIKTFPNKKQNKETSNEESKSEVLNPNLPLHENASSCQTVSSQLVNGLLTKVCGDIACSSTGSSSTESSDDNNSDDESTDEDEDLSGGVVSPSGTSTTQVILEASEPSSFGIRRIIFKFGKRKEPESGIVSKTSQPVSNGVDNYLPYNHYHSGRGMNSSKLVDASAGMLVDTSGMTFSGSDSIVLAPKKMEMKMKVGLNSYPTNVRKLLSTGILEGVSVKYYKGEKGMLRGIISGCGYLCGCGLCNFSNVVNAYVFEQHAGSKSKHPNNYVLLDNGKSIYCAVQELRNIPLGSLDKVIQSVVGPSINVQSYLCWKESLQTENSVEVERKSEIGKVFQPKHRVYHHPILSIPNEATEDSHVPLPHSLVQKYPAAQISLATHETVQLHERPTLLKPHPSSSFRQKKYISRQSKKRDNDLHRLLFMPNGLPDGAELAYYSKGQIVLEGHKHGNGILCSCCDSEVSPSQFEAHAGWATRRQPYRHIYTSSGLSLHDIAISLASGQNLATYGGDDMCTVCGDGGDLLLCDGCPRAFHGVCLELQCLPEGDWNCPYCDDKIQADGMSAFSESGVSRPLTIRLSRVVRAPAAEIGGCVVCRGHDFSVARFDERTVMLCDQCEKEYHVGCLRDHGFCDLKELPKGKWFCSEDCTSIHTALQALIFGWPKGVPASLTSIIDEKLIEKGLIHEVGANVQWKLLSGKYGSSEDRPLLSKAAAIFRHGFDPIVERSGRDLIPAMVYGRNIAGQEFGGMYCAILTVNSVVVSAGILRIFGSGVAELPLVATTKDSQGKGYFQALFSCIERLLCSLNVENIVLPAAEEAESIWINKFGFTKMTEERLLQYTRDTQLMFFQKTAMLEKPVPPRIGGL, from the exons ATGGGTGAAGTACCTGCTTCTCTAACACCAAGAGCAGATGGGACaatggatgatgtaaattctcCCAAAACAGAATTGAAGCGCACACATGAATATGTTATAGATGCTTCAGAAATAAAGACATTCCCCAACAAGAAGCAAAATAAAGAAACTTCAAATGAAGAATCCAAATCGGAGGTGTTGAATCCAAATCTTCCTTTGCATGAGAATGCTTCCAGTTGTCAAACTGTGTCAAGTCAGCTTGTTAATGGGTTATTGACAAAAGTGTGTGGTGATATTGCGTGTAGTAGTACCGGGAGTTCAAGTACAGAAAGCTCTGATGATAACAACAGCGATGATGAAAGTACTGATGAGGATGAGGACCTATCTGGAGGCGTTGTTTCTCCTTCTGGCACTTCAACTACTCAAGTTATATTGGAAGCTTCTGAACCATCTAGTTTTGGTATAAGAAGAATTATATTCAAGTTTGGAAAGAGAAAGGAACCAGAAAGTGGTATAGTTAGTAAAACAAGTCAGCCTGTAAGTAATGGGGTGGACAATTATCTACCATACAACCATTATCACTCAGGACGTGGGATGAACTCCTCAAAGTTGGTTGATGCAAGTGCAGGTATGCTTGTAGACACTTCTGGAATGACCTTTTCTGGATCTGATTCGATCGTTTTGGCTCCTAAGAAGATGGAAATGAAGATGAAGGTTGGTTTGAATAGCTACCCTACTAACGTCAGAAAGTTGTTGTCAACTGGTATTCTCGAAGGAGTATCTGTGAAGTATTATAAAGGAGAG AAAGGAATGCTGCGTGGAATTATAAGTGGTTGTGGTTACTTGTGCGGATGTGGATTGTGCAACTTTTCTAAT GTAGTCAATGCTTATGTGTTTGAGCAACATGCTGGTAGCAAATCGAAGCATCCAAATAATTATGTTTTGTTGGACAATGGCAAATCAATCTACTGTGCAGTGCAAGAGCTAAGGAATATTCCTCTCGGCTCGCTGGATAAAGTAATTCAATCTGTGGTTGGTCCATCAATCAATGTGCAGTCTTACCTTTGTTGGAAAG AATCACTTCAAACAGAGAACTCGGTGGAAGTTGAACGAAAGAGTGAAATAGGCAAGGTATTTCAGCCGAAGCATCGCGTGTATCATCACCCTATTTTAAG CATTCCAAATGAAGCCACCGAGGATAGTCATGTTCCTTTGCCGCACTCTTTGGTTCAAAAGTACCCGGCTGCACAGATTTCCTTAGCAACGCATGAGACAGTGCAATTGCATGAACG GCCAACACTACTGAAGCCACACCCCAGTAGCTCCTTTCGGCAGAAGAAGTATATCAGTCGTCAGTCTAAAAAGAG AGATAATGATCTGCATAGGTTACTTTTCATGCCTAATGGACTTCCAGATGGAGCTGAACTGGCTTACTATTCGAAGGGACAA ATAGTACTTGAGGGCCATAAGCACGGAAATGGTATTTTATGTAGTTGCTGTGATAGCGAG GTTAGTCCCTCACAATTTGAAGCTCATGCTGGATGGGCGACTAGGCGTCAACC CTATCGCCATATCTATACTTCTAGTGGACTATCACTTCATGATATAGCGATTTCTCTGGCAAGTGGACAAAATCTAGCAACATACGGTGGTGATGATATGTGCACAGTATGTGGAGATGGAGGAGATCTGTTACTTTGTGATGGATGCCCGAGGGCTTTCCATGGAG TTTGTTTGGAATTACAGTGCCTCCCAGAAGGTGATTGGAATTGCCCATATTGCGACGACAAGATACAGGCAGATGGAATGTCAGCTTTCAGCGAATCTGGTGTTTCCAGACCACTAACAATACGGTTGTCGCGGGTTGTTAGAGCCCCAGCTGCTGAAATAGGTGGATGTGTTGTTTGCAG AGGGCATGACTTCAGTGTAGCAAGATTTGACGAGCGAACAGTTATGCTCTGTGACCAA TGTGAGAAGGAATACCATGTTGGTTGCTTAAGGGACCATGGATTTTGTGATTTGAAG GAATTACCCAAAGGAAAATGGTTTTGCTCTGAGGATTGCACCAGTATACATACTGCTTTACAAGCCTTGATCTTTGGTTGGCCAAAGGGTGTTCCAGCTTCACTGACTAGTATCATTGACGAAAAGCTTATTGAGAAAGGCCTAATTCATGAAGTGGGGGCTAATGTGCAATGGAAACTTTTAAGTGGAAAATATGGATCTTCGGAAGATCGGCCGCTGCTTTCTAAGGCTGCTGCAATATTTAGA CATGGCTTTGATCCAATAGTTGAAAGGTCAGGTCGTGATCTTATTCCTGCTATGGTTTATGG GCGAAATATAGCTGGGCAGGAGTTTGGGGGAATGTACTGTGCAATTTTAACTGTAAA TTCGGTTGTGGTGTCAGCTGGAATTCTCAGGATTTTTGGCTCGGGTGTTGCTGAGCTTCCTTTGGTAGCTACAACTAAAGATAGCCAGGGAAAG GGTTATTTCCAAGCACTGTTCTCGTGTATTGAGAGGCTTCTGTGCTCCTTGAATGTGGAGAATATTGTCCTCCCTGCTGCTGAAGAAGCCGAATCTATCTGGATCAATAAATTTGGCTTCACCAAGATGACGGAAGAGCGA TTGCTGCAGTACACAAGGGATACTCAGTTGATGTTTTTCCAGAAGACGGCGATGCTAGAGAAACCGGTTCCACCAAGGATCGGCGGATTGTAG